From Pseudomonas sp. FP2335, the proteins below share one genomic window:
- a CDS encoding DUF924 family protein, whose translation MTTPKTVIDFWQHAGPKRWFAKDEAFDASFRDTFHSAHLQAARRELESWLDSAEGALALLILLDQYPRNAFRGTAHMFATDPLARLYAGRMVEAGLDQLIEPALRAFCYLPFEHSEDPVDQQRSLVLNQVLDANTYHWAKEHAEIIQRFGRFPHRNRVLARVSTEHEQAFLDKGGFAG comes from the coding sequence ATGACCACCCCGAAAACCGTCATCGACTTCTGGCAACACGCCGGCCCCAAACGCTGGTTCGCCAAGGACGAGGCCTTCGACGCCAGCTTCCGCGACACCTTCCACAGCGCCCACCTGCAAGCCGCCCGCCGTGAGCTGGAAAGCTGGCTGGACTCGGCAGAGGGCGCCCTGGCCCTGCTGATCCTGCTCGACCAATACCCGCGCAATGCCTTTCGCGGCACTGCCCATATGTTCGCCACCGACCCGTTGGCGCGCTTGTATGCCGGGCGCATGGTCGAGGCCGGGTTGGACCAGTTGATCGAGCCTGCCTTGCGTGCGTTCTGCTACTTACCGTTTGAGCATTCGGAAGACCCGGTGGACCAGCAGCGTTCCCTGGTGCTCAACCAGGTGCTGGACGCCAACACCTACCACTGGGCCAAGGAACATGCCGAGATTATTCAGCGCTTCGGGCGGTTTCCTCATCGCAACAGGGTGTTGGCCCGCGTCAGCACTGAGCACGAGCAGGCCTTTTTGGACAAGGGCGGGTTCGCCGGATAG